In Candidatus Woesebacteria bacterium, one DNA window encodes the following:
- a CDS encoding GTP-binding protein RBG1/RBG2: MADLSEQIEAIEKEIRETPYHKGTEHHIGLLRARIARLKDKMLEVESRKSGGGAGYAVKKQGDATIVLVGPPSVGKSTLINQLTNANSKIAPYAFTTVSVIPGMMEYKNARIQILDVPGLIEGAEEGKGRGKEVLSVIRGCNLLLIITEPSKFDAFSRIAKVLEKNGIRINKEKPEIKIEKKLDGGIKIFSNIRQDLDKETIKSIIQEMGIKNAEVKIKQKIKVEDLIDSLSRNRVYLPAIFVTNKADLMQNMSYEKQEGSEENPILISAKEKMGLERLLEKIWEKLELINIYLVKSDAKPSNDNPMVVKRGISLLDVAYKISEEFAKNITAAIIWGNGAKFPGQKVSLETKVEEGMQIRFI; the protein is encoded by the coding sequence ATGGCTGATTTAAGCGAACAAATAGAGGCAATAGAAAAAGAAATCAGAGAAACCCCTTATCATAAAGGCACCGAGCACCACATAGGTCTTTTAAGAGCAAGAATAGCTAGGCTCAAAGACAAGATGCTTGAAGTTGAAAGCAGAAAATCAGGAGGTGGAGCGGGTTACGCTGTCAAAAAACAAGGTGATGCTACTATAGTTTTAGTGGGTCCTCCTTCGGTTGGAAAATCAACCTTAATTAACCAGTTAACTAACGCCAATTCAAAGATCGCCCCTTATGCTTTCACCACTGTTTCTGTTATTCCCGGAATGATGGAATATAAAAACGCTAGAATCCAGATTTTGGATGTTCCTGGGCTAATTGAAGGCGCGGAAGAAGGAAAGGGAAGAGGAAAAGAAGTTCTTTCTGTTATTCGCGGTTGCAATCTTCTACTTATTATTACAGAACCGAGTAAATTTGATGCTTTTTCAAGAATAGCCAAAGTTCTTGAAAAAAACGGGATAAGAATCAATAAAGAAAAACCTGAAATTAAAATAGAAAAGAAATTAGATGGCGGAATAAAGATCTTCTCAAATATTAGGCAAGATCTAGACAAAGAAACCATCAAAAGTATTATTCAGGAAATGGGTATCAAAAACGCTGAAGTTAAAATTAAACAAAAAATAAAAGTGGAGGATTTAATTGACAGCCTCTCGCGAAATAGAGTCTATTTACCTGCTATCTTTGTTACCAATAAAGCAGATCTTATGCAAAATATGAGCTATGAGAAACAAGAGGGAAGTGAAGAAAATCCTATTTTGATAAGCGCTAAAGAGAAAATGGGGCTTGAAAGATTACTTGAGAAAATATGGGAAAAACTTGAGCTTATTAATATTTACCTTGTAAAATCAGACGCAAAACCTTCAAACGATAATCCTATGGTGGTAAAAAGAGGAATCTCACTTCTTGATGTAGCTTACAAAATAAGCGAAGAATTTGCCAAAAATATAACTGCCGCAATTATTTGGGGAAATGGTGCAAAATTTCCGGGACAAAAAGTTTCACTTGAGACAAAAGTAGAAGAGGGAATGCAGATCAGATTTATTTAA